One window of Trichomycterus rosablanca isolate fTriRos1 chromosome 2, fTriRos1.hap1, whole genome shotgun sequence genomic DNA carries:
- the LOC134302284 gene encoding interferon-induced very large GTPase 1-like — protein sequence MKLGVEESESKCQVKIKTITRLHLLEKQKVKMKTSDVIQLTSLSLHCQEPCEEKDLVQTFLQRLLLMDYRARYITTKEEATALDPPSADTDEEVDAFSELVCQKASSFDDESVYNPIHPMDLQMAVFHCSDSFLKQLVVTKLSQCQYALPLMMRNLFTGKIEFPLWTFRQIIKSCKTTDTSGTIISKTQHVYEAETPMVVFFRLGDVSFSKSQLINSLINEKHQTFFHRHCPGSIKKRLLMDGVVEIAWYCPSGKETDHFTDCVAFCNLHGDAETSKEQLDILTEMSSVNVVLLSDPNNEINKEMLQKFLKDPKPLICLLSEDSSGVSRIKNGKYRNGLKDRNLSDISKNLKTTITECLSKSSSVFKLEDLYKNNEISTDEDDPECRKGKEAALEIIKQLEGKEISTLKETHLPCQGKLWHEWCQINKDSHRLQGNNLEMQKSEKQTQMKQIREQQQKNGQSGFLKEFISSLNSLSGNEKLFFIKWLEILLDKQTSDDLSNLHHKYNETWTRVLDLKNKHDTSEREKLKAEQTELEEISVKLNAATFGLEHIFREMGQIYESGKKTSGERSMSNLPKLAAELIKFGLPMELMDGDASHVPLIWVSAVLDELIKKLGDQRVFVLSVLGIQSTGKSTMLNAMFGLQFAVSAGRCTRGAFMQLVRVSEEMKEQLKFDYILIVDTEGLRALELTGKFTYHHDNELATFVVGLGNLTLINIFGENPAEMQEILQIVVQAFLRMKKVKLNPRCMFVHQNVGDITAGEKNMEGRRHLQEKLDEMTKLAAKEEDSEAECFSDVIAFNVQDDVQYFAQLWEGSPPMAPPNPSYSENVQKLKRAIFTNATKSHSMELSEFKSHISDLWKALLNENFVFSFRNTLEIAVYRKLETEFGKWTWSLRSAMLEYEEKLHNTIKNKKLQKIEDKDIYDHMKKTKEEVEKSMKCYFEEDKDKDILIQWKVRCEQRIKQLLEDLVKKAKTNLNDFLQQQKARETYDHKKTEYDEKLFSMSKALALQLKSTETDERVLRQGFNKVWNKWVSDLTQDTPVEKPLDVWEDVIQILSEGNEQAAVYERISQEDYTKIHSLGDYSCYILKTMKMIPFEVQESVRNLFNNVNQESEDLIKKICSKITGLGYKKSYIQEISDQVKHRVEKYHSENKTIKLKKEFTLDLCLHVCYHAKPKITKIQQQFIDQNDVRKYLEKQKPQYYSIFQNYCRGATTTTVFGELIYNNLVPAILEAVYNKTAIDLSTQMRSDMPEFNGNRSQLEKHILKSLAEQENFEKYMEYIHHPKKHFKQFITENVDKYITENNREVLNLLKGNLKHKEQKVMNALNITTEEVKKSSGDANMWLRSLKNSLTDELSLKEITCTGLEEITDLDLLQQVVCDGLTKMMSKQHKSFNIVTDINMEKFRKKPDEILIEHLCQCCWAQCPFCKAICTNTMEDHDGDHSVPFHRVDGIIGWHKRYTTNLCANICTTLVQSNKRFYPRHDTDVSVPYKIYRTAGGEYAKWSITPDNSELTYWKWFVCSFQTDLEKYYGKSFQGHRKIPSGWRKYTKTQAIESLDEYI from the coding sequence ATGAAGCTTGGAGTAGAAGAATCTGAATCAAAATGTCAAGTGAAGATAAAAACAATTACTAGACTTCATCTTCTGGAAAAGCAGaaagtaaaaatgaaaacttCAGATGTTATTCAACTAACTTCTCTTTCATTACATTGTCAAGAACCTTGTGAAGAAAAAGATCTGGTTCAAACCTTTCTACAAAGGTTGTTACTGATGGATTACAGAGCAAGATACATCACCACCAAAGAAGAAGCCACTGCTTTAGACCCTCCTTCTGCAGATACAGATGAAGAAGTTGATGCATTTTCTGAGCTTGTTTGCCAAAAAGCTTCATCTTTTGATGATGAGAGTGTATACAATCCTATCCATCCCATGGATCTTCAGATGGCGGTGTTCCACTGCTCAGACAGTTTCCTGAAGCAACTAGTAGTGACTAAACTCTCTCAGTGTCAGTACGCTCTGCCTCTAATGATGAGAAATCTATTTACTGGAAAGATTGAGTTTCCTCTGTGGACATTTCGCCAAATTATTAAAAGTTGCAAAACCACTGACACTTCTGGTACCATAATCAGTAAAACCCAGCATGTTTATGAAGCAGAAACTCCAATGGTGGTGTTCTTCAGGTTAGGGGACGTGTCCTTTTCCAAGTCTCAGCTGATAAACAGCTTGATCAATGAGAAGCATCAGACATTCTTCCACAGACACTGTCCAGGCAGCATTAAAAAACGTCTACTGATGGATGGAGTTGTGGAGATTGCTTGGTACTGTCCATCTGGAAAGGAAACTGATCATTTTACTGACTGTGTTGCCTTCTGTAATCTACATGGTGATGCAGAAACCAGTAAAGAACAACTGGATATTCTGACTGAAATGTCGTCTGTAAATGTTGTTCTTTTATCTGATCCtaacaatgaaataaataaggAGATGCTACAGAAGTTTCTAAAAGACCCCAAACCACTCATCTGTCTCCTTTCTGAGGATAGTTCAGGTGTCAGTAGGATTAAGAATGGAAAATACAGAAATGGTCTAAAGGACAGAAATCTGTCAGACATATCTAAAAACCTCAAAACAACCATCACAGAGTGTCTGTCCAAGTCATCTTCTGTTTTTAAACTTGAGGATTTATACAAAAACAATGAGATCAGCACAGATGAAGATGATCCTGAATGCAGGAAAGGAAAAGAAGCTGCACTAGAGATAATAAAACAGCTGGAGGGGAAGGAAATATCCACATTAAAGGAAACACACCTGCCATGTCAAGGGAAGCTCTGGCATGAATGGTGTCAGATAAACAAAGACTCACATCGACTTCAAGGAAACAATTTAGAAATGCAAAAGagtgaaaaacaaacacaaatgaaacaaatcCGTGAACAGCAACAAAAAAATGGACAATCAGgatttttaaaagaatttatttCCTCACTGAATTCTCTATCAGGAAATGAAaaattattctttattaaatgGCTCGAGATTCTACTGGACAAACAAACCTCAGATGATCTTTCAAATCTTCATCACAAGTACAATGAAACATGGACAAGGGTTTTAGaccttaaaaataaacatgacaCATCAGAAAGAGAAAAGTTGAAGGCTGAGCAAACAGAACTTgaagaaatatctgtaaaacTGAATGCAGCAACATTTGGTCTGGAACACATCTTCAGAGAGATGGGTCAGATATATGAGTCGGGGAAGAAAACATCTGGAGAAAGAAGTATGTCAAATCTCCCCAAACTTGCTGCAGAACTCATAAAATTTGGTCTTCCAATGGAGTTGATGGATGGTGATGCTTCTCATGTTCCTCTGATTTGGGTTTCAGCAGTTCTAGATGAACTCATAAAGAAACTGGGAGATCAGAGAGTCTTTGTGCTGTCAGTTCTAGGGATTCAGAGCACAGGAAAATCCACCATGCTGAATGCCATGTTTGGACTCCAGTTTGCTGTCAGTGCTGGAAGGTGCACCAGAGGAGCTTTCATGCAGCTGGTCAGAGTATCAGAGGAGATGAAGGAGCAGCTGAAGTTTGACTACATTCTTATTGTAGATACTGAAGGTCTAAGAGCACTTGAGCTTACAGGAAAATTCACTTACCATCATGATAATGAACTTGCAACATTTGTTGTAGGTCTTGGAAATCTGACTTTGATCAACATATTTGGTGAGAACCCTGCTGAGATGCAGGAGATTCTTCAGATTGTTGTTCAGGCCTTCCTGAGAATGAAGAAGGTCAAACTAAATCCCAGATGTATGTTTGTCCATCAGAATGTTGGTGACATCACTGCTGGAGAGAAGAACATGGAGGGTAGGAGACATCTACAGGAAAAACTGGATGAAATGACAAAATTAGCTGCTAAAGAAGAAGACAGTGAAGCTGAGTGCTTCAGTGATGTTATTGCTTTCAATGTACAAGATGATGTTCAGTATTTTGCACAGCTCTGGGAGGGCAGCCCACCAATGGCTCCACCAAACCCCTCATACAGTGAAAATGTTCAGAAGCTAAAAAGAGCTATTTTCACAAATGCTACCAAGTCTCATAGTATGGAACTCTCAGAGTTTAAATCACATATCAGTGATCTGTGGAAGGCTCTACTGAACGAGAACTTTGTTTTCAGTTTTAGAAACACACTGGAGATTGCAGTCTACAGGAAACTagaaactgagtttggaaaatggACCTGGTCCCTCAGAAGTGCCATGTTAGAATATGAAGAAAAACTGCacaacacaattaaaaacaaaaaactacaaaagatTGAGGACAAAGATATTTATGATCACATGAAGAAGACCAAAGAAGAAGTGGAGAAATCAATGAAGTGTTACTTTGAAGAGGACAAGGACAAAGACATTTTAATTCAGTGGAAAGTGAGATGTGAACAGAGAATTAAACAACTTCTTGAAGATCTTgtcaaaaaagcaaaaacaaacctGAATGATTTTCTTCAACAGCAAAAAGCTCGAGAAACTTATGATCACAAAAAGACAGAGTATGATGAAAAGCTCTTCAGTATGAGTAAAGCACTTGCTCTACAACTAAAAAGCACAGAAACTGATGAACGAGTCCTCAGACAGGGATTTAATAAAGTGTGGAACAAATGGGTCTCTGATCTAACACAAGACACACCTGTAGAGAAACCTTTAGATGTTTGGGAGGATGTGATACAGATTCTATCTGAAGGTAATGAACAAGCTGCTGTGTATGAGCGAATATCTCAGGAAGATTACACAAAGATACACAGCCTGGGAGATTATTCATGTTACATTTTGAAGACAATGAAAATGATTCCTTTTGAAGTCCAGGAGTCAGTGAGGAACCTATTCAACAATGTCAACCAAGAATCTGAGGACTTGATCAAGAAGATCTGCAGCAAAATTACAGGACTGGGATACAAAAAAAGCTACATTCAGGAAATATCTGACCAGGTCAAACACAGAGTTGAGAAATATCACAGTGAGAACAAGACAATAAAGCTGAAGAAGGAATTCACTCTGGATCTCTGTCTTCATGTGTGTTATCATGCAAAACCCAAAATCACCAAGATCCAACAACAGTTTATAGATCAAAATGATGTAAGAAAGTATCTGGAAAAGCAGAAACCACAATATTACAGCATCTTCCAAAACTACTGCAGAGGAGCAACAACCACAACAGTATTTGGTGAACTTATCTACAACAATCTTGTACCAGCCATCCTGGAAGCCGTCTACAATAAAACTGCTATTGATCTGTCAACACAGATGAGATCAGACATGCCAGAATTTAATGGTAACAGGTCACAGCTTGAGAAACACATCCTGAAATCTCTAGCAGAGCAGGAGAACTTTGAGAAGTACATGGAGTACATCCACCATCCCAAGAAACACTTTAAACAGTTTATTACAGAAAACGTTGATAAATacatcactgaaaataacagaGAGGTTCTGAATCTTCTCAAAGGAAATCTGAAACACAAAGAGCAGAAAGTGATGAACGCTCTGAACATCACAACTGAAGAAGTGAAGAAGAGCAGTGGTGATGCAAACATGTGGCTGAGAAGTTTGAAGAATTCACTAACAGATGAGCTGAGCTTAAAAGAAATAACCTGCACTGGTCTGGAGGAAATTACAGATTTAGATTTACTTCAGCAGGTTGTGTGTGATGGTCTCACAAAGATGAtgtcaaaacaacataaaagctTCAACATTGTAACAGACATCAACATGGAGAAGTTCAGGAAGAAACCAGATGAGATTCTGATTGAACATCTCTGTCAGTGCTGCTGGGCTCAGTGTCCATTCTGTAAAGCCATCTGCACCAACACAATGGAGGATCATGATGGAGATCACAGTGTCCCCTTCCACAGAGTAGATGGAATCATAGGATGGCACAAAAGATACACAACAAATCTCTGTG